The following are encoded together in the Candidatus Hydrogenedentota bacterium genome:
- a CDS encoding ABC transporter permease, with product MRRLLRITAAEYAGIVRNPAVLLIFIAGLAIYALLYPLPYSGELLRNVPVVPVDLDNTSLSRKLIRWTDATEEVGLLSPSPSLEHARGRLMAGDAGGVLVVPEGFERAVLRGEDAVVSAYADATWFLVYRQALSGIYKAAATLSAGVEIRRHTAAGLGEKHALDARDPLPVVVRPLFNPAGGYATYIVPAVLMLILQQTLLIGIGTVGGARNETFLTVTGAAPAGHESALAVLVGRALAYFSLYILYPVFYLAVVYRVYGLPSPGNPLMAVAFTAPFVLSVTLLGMAMGMLFHSRDDAVPALIYTSVPAVFLMGFAWPLEAVPAWLRAPAMLIPCVPGAVGFVRINQMGATLREVLDLWMLLWAQCALYGLLAWFGVQYRPGPGQAP from the coding sequence GTGAGACGCCTGCTGCGCATCACCGCCGCCGAATACGCCGGCATCGTGCGAAACCCGGCGGTCCTCCTCATCTTTATCGCAGGCCTTGCCATTTACGCCCTGCTCTACCCCCTGCCCTACTCCGGCGAGCTGCTGCGGAATGTGCCCGTGGTGCCCGTTGACCTCGACAACACCAGCCTCAGCCGGAAACTCATCCGCTGGACCGACGCGACCGAGGAGGTCGGGCTTCTGTCCCCGTCACCGAGCCTGGAGCACGCGCGCGGGCGCCTGATGGCCGGCGATGCCGGGGGGGTGCTTGTCGTGCCGGAGGGGTTCGAGCGCGCCGTGCTCCGGGGGGAGGACGCCGTTGTGTCCGCCTATGCCGACGCCACCTGGTTCCTGGTCTACCGCCAGGCGCTCTCCGGCATCTACAAGGCCGCCGCCACGCTTTCGGCCGGTGTCGAAATTCGCAGGCACACCGCCGCCGGACTTGGCGAAAAACACGCCCTGGACGCGCGTGACCCCCTGCCCGTGGTGGTCCGCCCCCTCTTCAACCCCGCAGGCGGCTACGCCACCTACATCGTGCCCGCCGTGCTAATGCTCATCCTCCAGCAAACCCTTCTTATCGGCATCGGCACGGTGGGCGGCGCCCGGAATGAGACTTTCCTCACCGTGACCGGCGCCGCCCCTGCGGGACACGAAAGCGCCCTGGCCGTGCTTGTGGGCCGCGCCCTGGCCTATTTCTCCCTCTACATCCTCTACCCGGTCTTCTATCTCGCCGTCGTCTACCGGGTCTACGGCCTGCCCTCTCCGGGCAACCCCCTTATGGCCGTCGCCTTCACCGCACCCTTCGTGCTCTCCGTCACCCTGCTGGGCATGGCCATGGGCATGCTCTTCCACTCCAGGGACGACGCCGTTCCCGCCCTCATCTACACCTCCGTTCCCGCCGTGTTCCTCATGGGGTTCGCCTGGCCCCTCGAGGCCGTTCCCGCATGGCTTCGCGCCCCCGCCATGCTCATCCCCTGCGTCCCCGGCGCTGTCGGATTTGTCCGCATCAACCAGATGGGCGCCACCCTGCGCGAAGTGCTCGACCTCTGGATGCTGCTCTGGGCCCAGTGCGCCCTCTATGGGCTGCTCGCATGGTTTGGCGTCCAATACCGGCCCGGACCCGGACAAGCCCCGTAA
- a CDS encoding ABC transporter permease, whose amino-acid sequence MGRHPETRGAGPLDKGGFWAALRREALRVTRSRFMLVFMFLLPMATFGVLIATFSSGTPRDLPVIVCDRDNSALSREVVRRMDATAALAVAGRVADVEQGAALLRRGRAYALLSLPAGLSRDAAWGEAPAVTVFYNNQWLLTGGVLSRAAREAVQSASRDMDRRARMARGEDPARAALRIEPVRVDQHALFNPGMSYGHFLLPALLPTLMQLFIMMATVRAVGGEFRHGTAGGWLESAGGSPAAALLGKLLPHTAAFTLTGVFMWSLLMRFCGTPLHGDGRLLLAATVLFIAAYQSMGCLFVALTGSLRVANSMAGFYCGPAFAFSGITFPVMGMPAPALFWSGILPVSHFLRLVMQQGMQGAPVQASASAVWVLLAFVLLPPLVYLPKLGRLMRDPAMWGRL is encoded by the coding sequence ATGGGCCGCCACCCCGAAACACGCGGCGCCGGACCCCTTGACAAAGGGGGCTTTTGGGCCGCCCTCCGCCGCGAGGCCCTTCGTGTCACCCGCAGCCGCTTCATGCTGGTGTTCATGTTCCTCCTGCCCATGGCCACTTTCGGCGTCCTTATCGCCACCTTTTCCAGTGGAACGCCCCGTGATCTGCCCGTGATTGTCTGCGACCGGGACAACTCCGCCCTCTCGCGGGAGGTCGTCCGCAGGATGGACGCCACGGCGGCGCTCGCCGTGGCCGGGCGGGTGGCGGATGTGGAACAGGGCGCGGCGCTGCTCCGGCGCGGCCGGGCATACGCCCTGCTGAGCCTGCCCGCCGGGCTTTCACGCGACGCCGCGTGGGGTGAGGCGCCCGCCGTGACGGTCTTCTACAACAACCAGTGGCTTCTCACCGGCGGGGTGCTCAGCCGCGCGGCCCGCGAGGCCGTCCAGTCGGCCTCCCGCGACATGGACCGGCGCGCCCGCATGGCGCGCGGGGAGGACCCCGCCCGCGCCGCGCTCCGAATCGAGCCTGTCCGCGTGGACCAGCACGCCCTCTTTAATCCGGGAATGAGCTACGGCCATTTCCTGCTGCCGGCGCTTCTGCCCACGCTCATGCAACTCTTCATCATGATGGCCACCGTCCGCGCCGTCGGCGGGGAGTTCCGCCACGGCACCGCGGGCGGCTGGCTTGAAAGCGCCGGCGGCAGCCCGGCCGCCGCGCTGCTCGGCAAGCTTCTGCCCCACACCGCCGCCTTCACCCTCACGGGGGTGTTCATGTGGTCCCTGCTCATGCGGTTCTGCGGCACGCCGCTCCATGGCGACGGACGCCTGCTGCTTGCCGCCACCGTGCTGTTCATTGCGGCCTACCAGTCCATGGGCTGCCTGTTTGTGGCCCTCACCGGCTCGCTGCGCGTGGCCAACAGCATGGCCGGGTTTTACTGCGGCCCCGCCTTCGCCTTCTCGGGCATCACCTTCCCCGTCATGGGCATGCCCGCCCCCGCCCTCTTCTGGAGCGGAATCCTGCCGGTCTCCCACTTCCTGCGCCTGGTCATGCAGCAGGGGATGCAGGGCGCGCCGGTTCAGGCCTCCGCCTCCGCTGTCTGGGTGCTGCTCGCCTTTGTGCTCCTACCGCCCCTGGTCTACCTGCCCAAACTGGGCCGGCTCATGCGCGACCCCGCGATGTGGGGCCGCCTGTGA
- a CDS encoding efflux RND transporter periplasmic adaptor subunit, translating to MKHPRTAAFFIFASVVAAVSAAGWLMAQPRPQYMQGEVEARKISVSAKVPGRVEEMPAEEGARVARGDLLAVLDSPQLQAKRGQASAARDAAGAQRDKAERGAREEQIRMAENQWLQASAGVELAEKSFARVDRLFADGVVPAQRRDEVLAQRDMARRLQATAKAQYDMAVNGAREEDKAAARALVEQASGAVSEVDSLLEEARVRAPMDGEIVEHIVSQGELASAGMPIVTMIDPGDCWVVFNVREDHLGGMKLGDRLTGKMPAFKGEPVRLEVTYIAPLGDFAAWRATSIAGGFDLKTFEVRARPVVPVQGLRPGMTVLVPWVMDPPPDPVKWFRELIGGQ from the coding sequence ATGAAACACCCACGCACCGCCGCCTTTTTCATTTTCGCCTCGGTCGTCGCCGCCGTTTCGGCGGCGGGCTGGCTGATGGCGCAGCCCCGGCCCCAGTACATGCAGGGCGAGGTGGAGGCGCGGAAAATCAGCGTCTCCGCCAAGGTGCCCGGCCGGGTCGAGGAGATGCCCGCCGAAGAGGGCGCCCGCGTCGCCAGGGGCGACCTGCTCGCCGTGCTGGACAGCCCGCAGTTGCAGGCAAAACGCGGCCAGGCCTCCGCCGCGCGGGACGCTGCGGGCGCGCAGCGGGACAAGGCCGAGCGCGGCGCGCGGGAGGAGCAAATCCGCATGGCCGAAAACCAGTGGCTCCAGGCCTCGGCCGGGGTGGAGCTGGCGGAGAAAAGTTTCGCCCGCGTGGACCGGCTGTTCGCGGATGGCGTGGTGCCCGCGCAGCGCCGGGACGAGGTCCTCGCGCAGCGGGACATGGCGCGCAGGCTTCAGGCGACGGCGAAGGCCCAGTATGACATGGCCGTGAACGGCGCGCGGGAGGAGGACAAGGCGGCGGCACGGGCGCTTGTGGAACAGGCCTCCGGCGCCGTCTCCGAGGTGGACTCCCTGCTGGAGGAGGCCCGCGTGCGCGCCCCCATGGACGGCGAGATTGTCGAGCACATCGTCAGCCAGGGCGAGCTGGCCTCCGCGGGCATGCCCATCGTGACCATGATTGACCCCGGCGACTGCTGGGTTGTCTTCAATGTCCGCGAGGACCATCTCGGGGGCATGAAACTGGGCGACCGCCTCACCGGAAAGATGCCCGCCTTCAAGGGGGAGCCCGTCAGGCTGGAGGTGACTTATATCGCGCCTCTGGGCGATTTCGCCGCATGGCGCGCCACCAGCATTGCGGGCGGGTTTGACCTGAAAACCTTCGAGGTGCGCGCCCGGCCCGTGGTGCCCGTGCAGGGGCTCCGGCCCGGCATGACGGTCCTTGTCCCCTGGGTGATGGACCCGCCGCCCGACCCGGTGAAATGGTTCCGGGAACTGATTGGCGGACAGTGA
- a CDS encoding TolC family protein has protein sequence MTRVRRVHALAALLLLCHAAATAREGEPLTFSEAVARVRARNEALAAGRDEVDQRAAERAAARGLRSPKVTLELRETFINKPIEIDASPLPLAYRVQEDQFMKGQLRAAWPVYTGGRIDAANAAAAAAENEAGSRLSLTGDQLVTELARRYFGLCLARRAAGVAALKVEAMERHARRARRLMEEGVVAKVEELNAEVALANARAALASAGADAAIALEGLNNLMAGTEEVVPVTPLFILRDVEDCAHFQDAVDGGHPALAVAAAKRDQARQGTRAEKGAALPSVYLFGVRELFPRDLTLLDPEWAAGVGAEYTLFDGGQGRNRIAAARAREELAADMTRKLRRDLRSLAAVRHREMGKALGQYDAFEATLALTEENLRVRVRAFEEGVATSVEVVDAVLSRDRALLGRLKAAHDFDTALFGLLEAAGLTRRHGDYLARAVPVPEQAAETPLPAAPPTEASPAQ, from the coding sequence ATGACCCGCGTGCGCCGTGTCCATGCCCTGGCGGCCCTGCTTTTGCTCTGCCACGCGGCGGCCACCGCGCGGGAAGGGGAGCCCCTGACCTTTTCGGAGGCCGTCGCGCGGGTTCGCGCCCGCAACGAGGCCCTCGCGGCGGGCCGGGACGAGGTGGACCAGCGCGCCGCCGAGCGCGCCGCCGCGCGGGGGCTGCGCTCCCCGAAGGTGACCCTGGAACTTCGCGAAACCTTCATCAACAAGCCCATAGAGATTGACGCATCCCCCCTGCCCCTCGCCTACCGGGTGCAGGAGGACCAGTTTATGAAGGGTCAGCTCAGGGCCGCGTGGCCGGTTTACACCGGGGGAAGGATTGACGCGGCGAACGCCGCCGCGGCCGCCGCGGAAAATGAGGCCGGCTCCCGTCTGAGCCTCACGGGGGACCAGTTGGTCACCGAACTGGCCCGGCGTTATTTCGGCCTGTGCCTCGCCCGCCGCGCCGCCGGCGTGGCCGCCCTGAAAGTGGAGGCCATGGAGCGGCACGCCCGCCGCGCCCGCCGCCTAATGGAGGAGGGGGTCGTCGCAAAGGTCGAGGAGCTGAACGCGGAGGTGGCTCTGGCAAACGCCCGCGCCGCACTCGCATCCGCCGGGGCCGACGCGGCTATCGCCCTCGAGGGGCTCAACAATCTCATGGCCGGGACCGAAGAAGTTGTCCCGGTAACACCCCTGTTCATCCTCCGCGACGTGGAGGACTGCGCCCATTTCCAGGACGCCGTGGACGGGGGTCATCCCGCGCTGGCCGTGGCCGCCGCGAAACGCGACCAGGCCCGGCAGGGCACCCGCGCCGAGAAGGGCGCGGCCCTGCCCTCGGTCTACCTTTTCGGTGTCCGCGAGCTCTTTCCCCGTGACCTCACCCTGCTGGACCCTGAATGGGCGGCGGGTGTTGGCGCGGAATATACCCTCTTTGACGGCGGCCAGGGCAGGAACCGAATCGCCGCCGCCCGCGCGCGGGAGGAGCTTGCGGCGGACATGACGCGGAAACTCCGCCGTGACCTCCGCTCGCTTGCCGCCGTGCGCCACCGGGAAATGGGGAAGGCCCTGGGCCAGTATGACGCCTTCGAGGCCACCCTGGCCCTGACGGAGGAGAACCTCCGCGTGCGTGTCCGCGCCTTCGAGGAGGGGGTCGCCACCTCCGTCGAGGTGGTGGACGCCGTCCTGTCCCGCGACAGGGCCCTGCTGGGCCGGCTGAAGGCGGCCCACGACTTTGACACGGCCCTGTTCGGACTCCTCGAGGCCGCGGGCCTCACACGCCGCCACGGGGATTATCTGGCGCGCGCCGTGCCCGTGCCGGAACAAGCCGCCGAAACCCCGCTCCCCGCGGCGCCACCGACGGAGGCATCCCCCGCGCAATGA
- a CDS encoding TetR/AcrR family transcriptional regulator, translated as MNARQRSQAETRRRLLEQGLKLFASQGVAETRTADIAEGAGVAVGTLYLHFKDKQGLLRAVLFEGVEQLMAELHKLAEEPLPDIGEYVLRHTELMVRFAQTHRDMCRVLFDPEAVRCRISTEITDMFVLFQERRLCGQAEAGLLAPGIGPKVAAHAVVGLLTHTLEWWIRHPEEVDAGTVISTLVNLRLSGLYAAGGGAA; from the coding sequence ATGAACGCACGGCAACGCAGCCAGGCCGAGACACGGCGGCGGCTTCTGGAGCAGGGGCTGAAACTCTTCGCAAGCCAGGGGGTGGCGGAGACGCGCACGGCAGACATCGCCGAGGGCGCGGGGGTGGCTGTCGGGACGCTTTATCTTCATTTCAAAGACAAACAGGGACTCCTGCGCGCCGTGCTGTTTGAGGGGGTCGAGCAGCTCATGGCGGAACTGCACAAACTGGCGGAGGAGCCCCTTCCGGATATTGGCGAATATGTTCTGCGCCACACCGAATTGATGGTTCGCTTTGCCCAGACCCACCGGGACATGTGCCGCGTCCTTTTCGATCCCGAAGCCGTGCGCTGCCGCATCAGCACGGAAATCACCGACATGTTTGTCCTTTTCCAGGAGCGGCGGCTGTGCGGGCAGGCGGAGGCGGGCCTTCTCGCGCCGGGCATTGGCCCCAAAGTGGCGGCGCACGCCGTGGTGGGCCTGCTCACCCACACACTGGAATGGTGGATTCGCCATCCCGAGGAGGTGGACGCCGGGACAGTCATCAGCACCCTGGTAAACCTGCGCCTTTCGGGCCTGTACGCCGCCGGGGGCGGCGCGGCATGA
- a CDS encoding SUMF1/EgtB/PvdO family nonheme iron enzyme, which produces MGLGAVSTAHAVDFEAVCLAVDDLQQTFGEKYALSGTDRAELEHARAEAPALQDKAAAGNRKAAKRLARWEALARRALLANPLLDFDTLLVLRRSDKQLGLPQNWESNSSIPQSGFDNELMLLSPPADGTLAPLYRPERDVFVGDVDLHFDADRLLFSMPGGNGRWQIHEMTLADRAVREMPLITEPDVDNYDACYLPDGAVLFTSTAPFVGVPCVTGSSHVSNIYRFDPASGAIRRLTFEQDHDWCPTVLNNGRVLYLRWEYSDIPHFVSRILFHMNPDGTGQMEYYGSNSYWPNAMFYARPVPGHPTMVAAIVGGHHDVPRMGELVLFDPAKDRFEADGVVQRIPGRGKKVDPVILDGLVGASWPKFLHPFPLSEKYFIVSAKPRPAAPWGVYLVDVFDNMTLLREERGQALLEPLPLRATPKPPVVTDRVNPARDDALVYMGDVYAGPGLKGVPRGTVRQLRLFTYHFAYHGVGGQINRVGLDGPWDIKRVMGTVPVEPDGSAYFRVPANTPISVQPLDEQGQALQLMRSWMTAMPGETLSCVGCHEKQNTAPPAIPTLAARRTPSEISPWHGPERGFSFRREVQPVLDRHCVACHDGSQPDRPDFRDLPDVHTAAGDAAYNNGSQFPPSYLALRRYVRGPSMESDMHLLTPLDYHAGTTELVRHLRAGHQNLALDTESWDRLITWIDLNTPAHGTWGEIVGADKVAGQRERRIAMAAKYAPNTAATDPEDTTPAPAFRQSSEAVFPETPPPAGTVAPAAESAPEPAVPAPGTTRTVDLGGGVTLRLVLVPAGTFIMGAEGGWSRADEAPVSEVTIDRPFWMGTMEVTNAQYARFDPTHDSRLESGDFLQFSVEERGYPMNLPEQPAVRVSWNEAMAFCAWLAERTGEPFTLPDEAQWEHACRAGNAAPLWYGAPDSDFAGVANLADASLARVDTFDPWKLPSGAIHPWRPAMESVNDGHRVSAPVGGFAPNPWGLHDMHGNAAEWTRSLWRAYPWQDDGRNDPEADGNRIARGGSFYDRPQHARSAARRHYPPWQKVFDVGFRVACPATPQNARQ; this is translated from the coding sequence TTGGGTCTGGGCGCGGTCAGCACCGCCCACGCCGTGGACTTTGAGGCGGTCTGCCTCGCCGTGGACGATTTACAGCAGACTTTCGGCGAAAAGTACGCCCTTTCTGGCACGGACCGCGCGGAACTCGAACACGCCCGCGCGGAGGCGCCCGCGCTTCAGGACAAGGCCGCCGCCGGGAACCGGAAAGCCGCCAAGCGACTGGCGCGCTGGGAGGCGTTGGCGCGGCGCGCGCTCCTCGCCAACCCACTCCTGGATTTTGACACCCTGCTCGTCCTCCGCCGCTCGGACAAGCAACTCGGCCTGCCGCAGAACTGGGAGAGCAACTCCTCGATTCCCCAGTCCGGTTTCGACAACGAGTTGATGCTTTTGTCACCCCCGGCAGACGGGACGCTTGCTCCGCTGTACCGCCCCGAAAGGGATGTGTTCGTCGGCGATGTGGACCTGCATTTCGACGCGGACCGGCTGCTGTTCTCCATGCCGGGCGGCAACGGCCGCTGGCAGATTCATGAGATGACGCTCGCGGACCGGGCGGTGCGCGAAATGCCGCTGATCACCGAACCGGATGTGGACAATTACGACGCCTGCTACCTTCCCGACGGCGCGGTCCTTTTCACCTCCACCGCGCCCTTTGTCGGCGTGCCCTGCGTCACCGGCTCGTCCCACGTCTCGAACATTTACCGTTTTGACCCGGCCTCGGGCGCCATCCGGCGGCTGACCTTCGAGCAGGACCACGACTGGTGCCCGACGGTGCTCAACAACGGCCGGGTGCTCTATCTCCGCTGGGAGTACTCAGACATCCCCCACTTCGTGTCGCGCATCCTGTTCCACATGAACCCCGACGGCACGGGGCAGATGGAGTATTACGGCAGCAACTCCTACTGGCCCAACGCCATGTTCTACGCCCGGCCCGTGCCGGGACACCCCACCATGGTCGCCGCCATAGTCGGCGGGCACCACGACGTGCCGCGCATGGGCGAGCTGGTGCTGTTCGACCCCGCGAAAGACCGCTTCGAGGCCGACGGCGTGGTGCAGCGCATCCCGGGACGCGGGAAGAAGGTGGACCCCGTGATTCTGGACGGGCTGGTCGGCGCGTCCTGGCCGAAATTCCTCCATCCGTTCCCGCTCAGCGAAAAGTATTTCATCGTCTCCGCCAAGCCGCGCCCGGCGGCCCCCTGGGGCGTGTATCTTGTGGATGTCTTCGACAACATGACGCTGCTGCGGGAGGAGCGGGGGCAGGCCCTGCTGGAACCGCTGCCCCTGCGCGCGACGCCGAAACCGCCGGTGGTCACGGACCGCGTGAACCCGGCGCGGGACGACGCGCTGGTCTACATGGGCGACGTGTACGCCGGACCGGGGCTGAAAGGGGTCCCGCGCGGCACGGTCAGGCAGCTTCGCCTCTTCACCTACCACTTCGCCTACCACGGCGTCGGCGGGCAGATTAACCGTGTCGGGCTGGACGGCCCGTGGGACATCAAGCGGGTCATGGGCACCGTGCCCGTCGAGCCCGACGGCTCGGCCTATTTCCGCGTGCCCGCCAACACCCCCATATCGGTCCAGCCGCTGGACGAACAGGGACAGGCCCTCCAGTTGATGCGGAGCTGGATGACCGCCATGCCCGGCGAGACCCTCTCCTGCGTGGGCTGCCACGAGAAGCAGAACACCGCGCCGCCCGCAATCCCCACTCTGGCCGCGCGCCGGACACCGTCGGAAATTTCGCCCTGGCATGGTCCCGAGCGGGGCTTCTCCTTCCGCCGCGAGGTGCAGCCCGTCCTGGACCGCCACTGTGTCGCATGCCATGACGGGTCACAGCCGGACCGGCCCGATTTCCGCGACCTGCCCGACGTTCACACCGCCGCCGGGGACGCGGCCTACAACAACGGGTCGCAGTTCCCGCCGTCCTACCTGGCCCTGCGGCGGTATGTGCGCGGACCGTCCATGGAAAGCGACATGCACCTGCTCACACCGCTGGACTATCACGCGGGCACCACGGAACTGGTGCGGCATCTCCGCGCGGGACACCAGAACCTTGCGCTGGACACCGAGTCCTGGGACCGGCTTATCACCTGGATTGACCTCAACACGCCCGCCCACGGCACCTGGGGCGAGATTGTCGGCGCGGACAAGGTGGCCGGCCAGCGGGAACGCCGCATCGCCATGGCGGCGAAATACGCGCCGAACACCGCCGCAACAGACCCCGAGGACACAACCCCCGCGCCCGCGTTCCGGCAATCCTCCGAAGCGGTGTTCCCGGAGACACCGCCCCCCGCCGGAACCGTGGCGCCCGCCGCAGAATCCGCGCCGGAACCGGCAGTTCCGGCACCGGGAACCACACGCACTGTGGACTTGGGCGGAGGAGTGACCCTGCGGCTCGTGCTGGTGCCCGCGGGCACCTTCATCATGGGCGCGGAGGGCGGCTGGAGCCGCGCCGACGAGGCGCCCGTGTCCGAAGTGACCATTGACCGCCCCTTCTGGATGGGTACCATGGAAGTGACCAACGCGCAGTACGCGCGGTTTGACCCCACCCACGACAGCCGTCTGGAAAGCGGCGACTTCCTGCAATTCAGCGTCGAGGAGCGCGGGTATCCCATGAATCTCCCGGAACAGCCCGCAGTCCGCGTGTCGTGGAACGAGGCCATGGCCTTCTGCGCGTGGCTCGCGGAACGGACCGGCGAACCCTTCACCCTGCCCGACGAGGCGCAATGGGAGCACGCATGCCGCGCGGGCAACGCCGCGCCCCTGTGGTATGGCGCGCCGGACAGCGATTTCGCGGGAGTGGCGAACCTCGCGGACGCCTCGCTGGCGCGGGTGGACACCTTTGACCCGTGGAAACTGCCCTCCGGCGCGATACATCCGTGGCGGCCCGCCATGGAGAGTGTCAACGATGGACACCGCGTGAGCGCCCCTGTCGGTGGATTCGCCCCGAACCCCTGGGGGCTCCATGACATGCACGGCAACGCCGCCGAGTGGACCCGCAGCCTCTGGCGCGCCTACCCCTGGCAGGACGACGGCCGCAATGACCCCGAGGCGGACGGCAACCGCATCGCGCGCGGCGGCTCGTTTTATGACCGCCCCCAACACGCCCGCAGCGCCGCCCGCCGGCATTATCCCCCATGGCAAAAGGTGTTTGATGTGGGCTTCCGCGTCGCGTGTCCGGCGACCCCGCAAAATGCCCGGCAATGA
- a CDS encoding DUF2784 domain-containing protein has protein sequence MDPFLNIFFFLFHTVFILFVLIGWMWRKSRMLHLAAVGVTAFSWFGLGLFHGFGYCFCTDWHWNVRHRLGLTEMPPSYVKFLILRLTGLDLNDALVDAVTVAAFLGVSALAVWLAVRGRKEKAGDGPQTPDH, from the coding sequence ATGGACCCGTTCCTAAACATCTTCTTCTTCTTGTTCCACACAGTCTTCATTCTCTTCGTGCTGATCGGATGGATGTGGAGAAAGTCCCGGATGCTGCACCTCGCAGCGGTCGGCGTCACGGCGTTCTCTTGGTTCGGTCTGGGCCTCTTCCACGGCTTTGGCTACTGCTTCTGCACGGACTGGCATTGGAATGTGCGCCACCGGCTCGGCTTGACTGAAATGCCGCCGTCCTATGTCAAGTTCCTGATACTGAGGCTCACGGGCTTGGACTTGAACGATGCCCTGGTGGACGCGGTGACGGTGGCGGCCTTCCTCGGCGTCTCCGCACTTGCAGTTTGGCTGGCCGTCAGGGGAAGGAAAGAAAAGGCCGGAGACGGACCGCAGACCCCTGACCATTGA
- a CDS encoding D-glycerate dehydrogenase codes for MKIVVTRIIPERGLDILRAAFGEASVVVTPQEGPIARAELLKVVRGADALLPMLTDRIDAELLDAAGSNLKIVANNAVGYDNINLEDARTRGVAVTNTPGVLTETTADLAWTLMMAAARRAGEGERYLRGGKWTCWSPMMLLGMDIHGATLGIYGMGRIGRAVARRARGFGMRVLYTDSAPLDEAEEAALGAARTDMDTLLRESDFISAHCPLTPETRHAFGAAQFAAMKPTAVFVNTSRGPVVDEAALAAALQSGEIFAAGIDVFEEEPKVHPALLECENAVLLPHLGSASVETRARMAAMAAENIVARLRGGEPPNRVA; via the coding sequence ATGAAGATAGTCGTCACCCGCATCATCCCCGAACGCGGACTGGACATCCTGCGCGCGGCCTTTGGCGAGGCATCGGTCGTCGTGACACCGCAGGAGGGACCCATCGCGCGGGCCGAACTGCTGAAGGTGGTCCGGGGCGCGGACGCGCTGCTGCCCATGCTCACGGACCGCATAGACGCCGAACTGCTGGACGCCGCCGGGTCAAACCTGAAAATCGTGGCAAACAACGCGGTGGGCTATGACAACATCAACCTGGAGGACGCCCGGACGCGCGGGGTCGCCGTGACAAACACACCTGGGGTGCTCACCGAAACCACCGCCGATCTGGCCTGGACCCTGATGATGGCTGCGGCGCGGCGCGCGGGCGAGGGCGAGCGGTATCTCCGGGGCGGCAAATGGACCTGCTGGTCCCCCATGATGCTCCTGGGCATGGACATCCACGGGGCGACCCTGGGCATCTACGGCATGGGCCGCATCGGCCGGGCGGTGGCGCGCCGCGCCCGCGGCTTCGGGATGCGCGTCCTGTACACCGACAGCGCCCCCCTGGACGAGGCGGAGGAGGCGGCGCTCGGCGCGGCCCGCACGGACATGGACACCCTGCTGCGCGAGTCCGACTTCATCTCGGCGCACTGCCCCCTCACCCCGGAAACGCGCCACGCCTTCGGCGCGGCGCAATTCGCCGCCATGAAGCCCACCGCCGTGTTTGTGAACACGTCGCGCGGGCCCGTGGTGGACGAGGCCGCCCTCGCCGCCGCGCTCCAATCGGGGGAGATTTTCGCGGCGGGCATAGACGTGTTCGAGGAGGAGCCGAAGGTCCACCCCGCCCTGCTTGAATGCGAAAACGCCGTGCTGCTCCCCCACCTCGGCAGCGCCTCCGTGGAGACCCGCGCGCGCATGGCGGCCATGGCGGCGGAGAACATCGTCGCGCGCCTGCGGGGCGGCGAACCGCCGAACCGTGTCGCCTGA